In Micromonospora sp. LH3U1, one genomic interval encodes:
- a CDS encoding ArsR/SmtB family transcription factor has translation MTEARPDSRRMTISDPQVMRAMAHPARIAIMEYLSSRESGGTATECAEIVGLSPSATSYHLRALAKFGLVEHAPSRGDARERLWRVPSASVMVEAGRDAGPEARAAEQALVEAHAVRAMERTRDWLRRAGDEPAEWYDTALFHDTLLLLTAEELAEVNEAVVALLGRYRLRRRQADPPPGARTVAVQYRTVPLA, from the coding sequence ATGACCGAGGCCCGCCCCGATTCGCGTCGGATGACGATCAGCGACCCGCAGGTGATGCGGGCGATGGCCCATCCGGCCCGGATCGCGATCATGGAGTACCTGAGTAGCCGCGAGAGCGGTGGGACCGCCACCGAGTGCGCCGAGATCGTCGGGCTGTCGCCGAGCGCGACCAGTTATCACCTGCGTGCGCTGGCGAAGTTCGGCCTGGTCGAGCATGCGCCGAGCCGGGGGGACGCGCGCGAGCGGCTGTGGCGCGTGCCGAGTGCGAGTGTGATGGTCGAGGCGGGTCGCGATGCCGGGCCTGAGGCGCGCGCGGCCGAGCAGGCGCTGGTGGAGGCGCATGCGGTTCGGGCCATGGAGCGGACCCGGGACTGGCTGCGGCGCGCTGGGGACGAGCCTGCCGAGTGGTACGACACGGCGCTGTTCCACGACACGCTGCTGCTGCTGACCGCCGAGGAATTGGCCGAGGTGAACGAGGCGGTCGTGGCGTTACTCGGGCGGTACCGCTTGCGCCGGCGCCAGGCCGATCCGCCGCCGGGGGCGCGCACTGTCGCCGTGCAGTACCGGACGGTGCCGCTGGCATAG
- a CDS encoding WXG100 family type VII secretion target, with protein MSTEALQRNKTYFEQIVSGTPEPFKPLSNAVLWPFEQLLELVAGEPDDLMRAAQLCLDTGAAVREIAGDQIADRARLRGAWTGDAAESFHASMESMEEAIEELAQGLDGTKDVLVEAANAAVDAFNLLVELILEFLLWFLTEVIIAAVAAALSAGVSLAATVVRVLARLATTVGRMVKIVARFAEVLTRLAARLGKVAGQLRKYADTVMELKKRKKQYKVLSKGGWTAEGRAFQVEKFKTLFPGRFVINQVSPVNIPGFGGALLDTGVGLHDISDGQKDRNYLVDGTYREDLGPYTVGVQNVFDSIVN; from the coding sequence GTGAGCACCGAGGCGTTGCAGCGCAACAAGACCTACTTCGAGCAGATCGTGTCGGGCACTCCCGAACCCTTCAAGCCGCTCTCCAACGCGGTGCTGTGGCCATTCGAGCAACTGCTGGAGCTGGTCGCTGGAGAACCGGACGACCTGATGCGGGCGGCGCAGCTCTGCCTGGACACCGGCGCGGCGGTCCGGGAGATCGCCGGCGACCAGATCGCCGACCGGGCCCGGTTGCGCGGCGCCTGGACGGGCGACGCCGCAGAGAGCTTCCATGCCTCGATGGAGTCGATGGAGGAGGCGATCGAGGAGCTGGCCCAGGGGCTCGACGGCACCAAGGACGTGCTGGTCGAGGCGGCGAACGCCGCGGTAGACGCGTTCAACCTGCTGGTCGAGCTGATCCTCGAGTTCCTGCTCTGGTTCCTCACCGAGGTGATCATCGCGGCGGTGGCGGCGGCGCTGAGCGCTGGCGTCTCGCTGGCCGCAACGGTGGTCCGGGTGCTGGCCCGGCTGGCCACCACCGTGGGCCGGATGGTCAAGATCGTCGCACGGTTCGCCGAGGTGCTCACCCGCCTCGCCGCCCGGTTGGGCAAGGTCGCCGGGCAGCTCCGCAAGTACGCGGACACCGTCATGGAGCTCAAGAAGCGAAAGAAGCAGTACAAGGTGCTCAGCAAGGGTGGCTGGACGGCCGAGGGGCGTGCCTTCCAGGTCGAGAAGTTCAAGACCCTCTTTCCCGGCAGGTTCGTCATCAACCAGGTCTCGCCGGTCAATATCCCCGGTTTCGGCGGCGCACTACTGGACACCGGCGTGGGTCTGCACGACATCTCCGACGGGCAGAAGGACCGCAACTACCTGGTGGACGGCACGTACCGCGAGGACCTGGGCCCGTACACCGTGGGTGTGCAGAATGTCTTCGACTCCATCGTGAACTGA
- a CDS encoding HelD family protein, translated as MPALDLDTHLDTDLAAERAHLATSRAALRRMRERAEALFSTGDQVAGDAYAAETLGRTLARRVAELADDPTTPLFFGRLDFAETAEHDSTDQNTPARTTTDRTTTDRTTTDRTTTDRTTTDRTTTDHASKDRDTPERNTRDRDTPERDATAGATSGEGPGASSTDHDGRRYHVGRRHVSDERGEPLVLDWRAPVSRSFYRASARDPQGVAVRRRFGFSNGVLTSFEDERLDRGEELGTTSRILTAEIERPRVGPMRDIVATIQPEQDELVRADLADSICVQGAPGTGKTAVGLHRAAYLLYLHRERLRRAGVLIVGPNRAFLSYIAAVLPALGEVEVEQATVEELISRVSVRAVEASAVAALKHDVRMASVLRRAVQAQIGTPTDSITVSDGSFRWRIGLEPLHRIVDETRREGLPYGTGRERVRARVVSLLQRQAEARRAESPSDAWLRRMGRCQPVMDFLDAVWPALTPEGLVHGLLSDPGRLAAAADGLLSDTEQALLTWAKPARTPKAARWTTADAVLIDEATGLLERPSGFGHVVVDEAQDLSPMQCRAIARRSEHGSVTLLGDLAQGTAPWAATDWRESLAHLGKPDAVVVPLTIGFRVPAAVVAFANLLLPALAVDVPPAESLRHDGGLDVRTVTDLTSATVAEVRAALAHDGSVGVIAADDAVDGLRAALAAAGVATATADDVATAERVTVVPATLVKGLEYDHVVVVEPAAIVAAEPRGLHRLYVVLTRAVSRLAVLHHEPLPAPLVGGSAG; from the coding sequence ATGCCCGCACTTGACCTCGACACCCACCTCGACACGGATCTGGCCGCCGAGCGCGCGCACCTGGCCACCTCCCGGGCGGCGCTACGGCGGATGCGGGAGCGAGCCGAAGCCCTCTTCTCCACTGGTGACCAGGTGGCCGGCGACGCTTACGCCGCGGAGACGCTGGGCCGCACCCTGGCCCGTCGGGTGGCTGAGCTGGCTGACGATCCGACCACGCCGCTCTTCTTCGGCCGCCTCGACTTCGCCGAGACTGCAGAACACGACAGCACGGACCAAAACACCCCGGCCCGCACCACCACGGACCGCACCACCACTGACCGCACCACCACTGACCGCACCACCACAGACCGCACCACCACTGACCGCACCACCACGGACCACGCCAGCAAAGACCGCGACACCCCGGAGCGCAACACCCGAGACCGCGACACCCCGGAGCGCGACGCCACGGCGGGCGCGACCAGCGGCGAGGGCCCGGGCGCGAGCAGCACGGATCATGACGGTCGGCGGTATCACGTGGGGCGGCGGCACGTCTCCGACGAGCGCGGCGAGCCGCTGGTGTTGGACTGGCGGGCGCCGGTCTCCCGATCGTTCTACCGGGCCAGCGCGCGGGATCCGCAGGGCGTGGCGGTCCGGCGCCGGTTCGGGTTCAGCAACGGGGTGCTGACCAGCTTCGAGGATGAGCGTCTGGATCGGGGCGAGGAACTGGGCACGACCAGTCGAATTCTCACCGCCGAGATCGAACGACCGCGCGTCGGGCCGATGCGGGACATCGTGGCCACCATCCAGCCGGAGCAGGACGAACTGGTCCGGGCTGATCTCGCCGACTCGATCTGTGTGCAGGGAGCTCCGGGTACCGGGAAGACGGCGGTCGGCCTGCACCGGGCCGCGTACCTGCTCTATCTGCACCGGGAGCGATTGCGGCGGGCGGGCGTGCTGATCGTGGGGCCGAACAGGGCGTTCCTGTCGTACATCGCGGCGGTGCTGCCGGCGCTCGGTGAGGTTGAGGTCGAGCAGGCCACGGTGGAGGAGTTGATCTCTCGGGTGTCGGTCCGGGCGGTCGAGGCGTCGGCGGTCGCCGCGCTCAAGCACGACGTACGGATGGCGAGCGTGCTGCGGCGCGCGGTGCAGGCACAGATCGGTACGCCGACCGACTCGATCACGGTGTCGGACGGGTCGTTCCGGTGGCGGATCGGGTTGGAGCCGTTGCATCGGATCGTCGATGAGACCCGCCGGGAAGGGTTGCCGTACGGCACAGGCCGGGAACGGGTTCGGGCACGGGTGGTGAGCCTGCTGCAACGGCAGGCCGAGGCGCGGCGGGCGGAGTCGCCCAGCGATGCCTGGCTGCGTCGGATGGGCCGCTGCCAGCCGGTGATGGACTTCCTGGACGCGGTATGGCCGGCGCTCACCCCCGAAGGGCTGGTACACGGCCTGCTCTCCGATCCGGGCCGGCTCGCCGCCGCGGCGGACGGGCTGCTCAGCGACACCGAGCAGGCGCTGCTGACCTGGGCGAAGCCTGCTCGCACCCCGAAGGCGGCCCGCTGGACCACCGCTGACGCCGTGCTGATCGACGAGGCGACCGGGCTGCTGGAACGGCCTTCCGGGTTCGGGCACGTGGTGGTGGACGAGGCGCAGGACCTCTCCCCGATGCAGTGTCGGGCCATCGCCCGGCGCAGCGAGCACGGCTCGGTCACCCTCCTCGGTGACCTCGCCCAGGGCACCGCGCCGTGGGCGGCGACGGACTGGCGCGAGTCCCTTGCTCATCTGGGCAAGCCGGACGCCGTGGTGGTCCCGTTGACGATCGGTTTCCGGGTGCCCGCCGCGGTGGTCGCGTTCGCGAACCTGCTGCTGCCGGCGCTGGCGGTGGACGTACCGCCGGCCGAGTCGCTGCGTCACGACGGCGGCCTGGACGTGCGTACGGTGACCGACCTGACCTCGGCGACGGTCGCCGAGGTGCGCGCGGCGCTCGCGCACGACGGCTCGGTCGGTGTGATCGCCGCGGACGACGCGGTCGACGGGCTGCGTGCGGCGCTGGCCGCCGCCGGTGTCGCGACCGCGACCGCCGACGACGTGGCGACCGCGGAGCGGGTCACCGTGGTGCCCGCGACGCTGGTCAAGGGCTTGGAGTACGACCATGTGGTGGTGGTCGAGCCGGCCGCGATCGTCGCGGCCGAGCCGCGCGGGCTGCACCGGCTGTACGTGGTGCTCACTCGCGCGGTGTCCCGGCTGGCGGTGCTGCACCACGAGCCGCTGCCCGCCCCGCTCGTCGGCGGCTCAGCCGGCTGA
- the paaA gene encoding 1,2-phenylacetyl-CoA epoxidase subunit PaaA, whose protein sequence is MYGNDFSTPADAAGDAAANAAGDGPGGGLLGEVEAAEAELRAAAARGRRGGPAPDEDLAAYFAEVVDAEQKIEPRDWMPDAYRRTLIRQIAQHAHSEIIGMQPEGNWISRAPSLKRKAILLAKVQDEAGHGLYLYAAAETLGISRDELVRLLLDGRQKYSSIFNYPTLSWADMGAIGWLVDGAAIVNQVPLCRCSYGPYARAMIRVCKEESFHQRQGYEILHTLAHGTPAQQAMAQDAVDRWWYPSLAMFGPPDGDSTHSAQSMAWKIKRFSNDDLRQRFVDMCVQQAEILGLRIPDADLRWNEERQAYDYTQPDYDELMRVISGDGPCNRERMTHRRAAHTDGAWVREAAAAYAAKRAENREKVAAA, encoded by the coding sequence ATGTATGGCAACGACTTCTCCACCCCGGCCGACGCCGCGGGTGACGCCGCGGCCAACGCCGCCGGTGACGGGCCGGGCGGCGGTTTGCTGGGCGAGGTCGAGGCCGCCGAGGCCGAACTGCGGGCGGCGGCAGCGCGCGGGCGGCGAGGCGGACCCGCGCCGGACGAGGACCTGGCGGCGTACTTCGCCGAGGTGGTCGACGCCGAGCAGAAGATCGAGCCACGGGACTGGATGCCCGACGCGTACCGCCGGACGCTGATCCGGCAGATCGCCCAGCACGCCCACTCCGAGATCATCGGCATGCAGCCGGAGGGCAACTGGATCAGCCGTGCGCCGTCACTCAAGCGCAAGGCGATCCTGCTGGCCAAGGTGCAGGACGAGGCCGGCCACGGCCTCTACCTCTACGCCGCCGCCGAGACTCTCGGCATCAGCCGAGACGAGCTGGTCCGGCTGCTGCTCGACGGGCGGCAGAAGTACAGCTCGATCTTCAACTATCCGACGCTGAGCTGGGCCGACATGGGCGCGATCGGGTGGCTGGTGGACGGCGCGGCGATCGTCAACCAGGTGCCGCTGTGCCGCTGCTCGTACGGCCCGTACGCCCGCGCGATGATCCGGGTCTGCAAGGAGGAGTCGTTCCACCAGCGTCAGGGCTACGAGATCCTGCACACACTGGCGCACGGCACCCCGGCGCAGCAGGCGATGGCCCAGGACGCGGTGGACCGCTGGTGGTACCCGTCACTGGCCATGTTCGGCCCTCCGGACGGCGACTCCACGCACTCGGCACAGTCGATGGCGTGGAAGATCAAGCGCTTCTCCAATGACGATCTGCGGCAGCGTTTCGTCGACATGTGCGTCCAGCAGGCCGAGATCCTCGGGCTGCGCATCCCCGACGCGGACCTGCGCTGGAACGAGGAGCGGCAGGCGTACGACTACACCCAGCCGGACTACGACGAGCTGATGCGGGTGATCTCCGGCGACGGACCCTGCAACCGGGAGCGGATGACCCACCGCCGGGCCGCGCACACCGACGGCGCATGGGTACGCGAGGCCGCTGCGGCATACGCCGCGAAGCGGGCCGAGAACAGGGAAAAGGTGGCAGCCGCGTGA
- the paaC gene encoding 1,2-phenylacetyl-CoA epoxidase subunit PaaC: MNGPFDFTLALGDDALIAAQRLAEWTTRAPEMEEDIALANIALDQLGAARLLLSYAGELESAGRDEDALAYLRDDREFRNALLVELPNGDFAVTMAKLFFLAAYQLPLYTALADCSDERLAAIGAKARKESAYHLDHGALWVKRLGDGTEESHRRMQAAVDQVWPYTHELFAADPAAPVDPATLRPAFDETVGPVLAEATLTRPESRWSPAGGRAGVHTEHLAYLLAEMQVLHRAHPGAHW; this comes from the coding sequence GTGAACGGGCCCTTCGACTTCACTCTCGCCCTCGGCGACGACGCGCTGATCGCCGCTCAGCGACTGGCCGAGTGGACAACCCGCGCACCGGAGATGGAAGAGGACATCGCGCTGGCCAACATAGCCCTCGACCAGCTCGGCGCGGCTCGCCTGCTGCTGTCGTACGCGGGTGAGCTGGAGAGCGCCGGCCGTGACGAGGACGCGTTGGCGTACCTGCGCGACGACCGCGAGTTCCGCAACGCCCTCCTGGTCGAGCTGCCCAACGGCGACTTCGCGGTGACGATGGCGAAGCTGTTCTTCCTTGCGGCGTACCAGCTGCCGCTGTACACGGCGCTGGCCGATTGCTCGGACGAGCGGCTGGCCGCGATCGGCGCGAAGGCACGCAAGGAATCGGCGTACCACCTGGACCATGGCGCGTTGTGGGTCAAGCGGCTCGGTGACGGCACCGAGGAGTCGCACCGTCGGATGCAGGCGGCCGTCGATCAGGTGTGGCCGTACACCCACGAGCTGTTCGCCGCGGACCCGGCGGCGCCGGTCGACCCGGCCACCCTGCGGCCGGCGTTCGACGAGACCGTCGGCCCGGTGCTGGCCGAGGCGACGCTCACCCGGCCGGAGAGCCGCTGGTCCCCGGCCGGCGGGCGGGCCGGCGTGCACACCGAGCACCTGGCCTACCTGCTCGCCGAGATGCAGGTGCTGCACCGCGCCCACCCGGGAGCGCACTGGTGA
- a CDS encoding HNH endonuclease signature motif containing protein: protein MLRALAQAGGAVGDCAQASLWALSDDELLASLDATHVVAQRLAAVQLGLVRELDARGPAVAQGASSTAVWLRERLRVSGRSARQLVQLAATVDAAPPAVRDALLSGAITIEQSRVVAETIAALPAEAGPEVADKATALLIAWADRFDPTILGRLGERILTHVAPDLADQAELAALERATERAKARRHVTLSDQQNGQVRLSGNLDTETASLLREAIDPLCAPAGEHDDRSPGQRRADALGEVCRLALRTGQLPDNGGDRPQLVVTVSLDDLVSGARAGTLETGAPLTPGAIRRLACDAGVLPAVLGGNSQVLDVGRQRRLFTGPLRRALVLRDGGCAFPGCDRPSRWCDGHHIRHWAEGGATALGNAVLLCGYHHRLVHRGDWTVRIAPDGRPDFLPPRWLDPLRTAQRNLYHRRC, encoded by the coding sequence ATGTTGAGAGCGTTGGCGCAGGCGGGTGGTGCCGTCGGCGACTGCGCTCAGGCCTCGCTGTGGGCACTCTCTGACGACGAGTTACTCGCGTCCCTCGATGCGACGCACGTGGTGGCGCAGCGGCTGGCCGCCGTCCAGCTCGGTCTGGTGCGCGAGTTGGATGCCCGCGGCCCGGCGGTCGCCCAGGGTGCCTCGTCCACGGCCGTCTGGCTGCGGGAGCGGCTCCGGGTCTCCGGTCGCTCCGCGCGCCAACTGGTCCAGCTCGCCGCCACCGTCGATGCCGCTCCACCGGCAGTGCGCGACGCGCTGCTCAGCGGCGCCATCACCATCGAGCAGAGTCGGGTGGTGGCAGAGACAATCGCGGCCCTTCCGGCCGAGGCTGGTCCGGAGGTGGCAGACAAGGCCACCGCACTGCTGATCGCCTGGGCCGACCGTTTCGATCCGACCATCCTGGGCCGGCTCGGGGAGCGCATCCTCACGCACGTCGCACCGGACTTGGCCGATCAAGCCGAGCTGGCGGCCCTCGAACGGGCCACCGAGCGAGCCAAGGCTCGTCGGCACGTCACGCTCTCCGATCAGCAGAACGGGCAGGTACGCCTCAGCGGAAACCTCGACACCGAGACCGCGAGTCTGCTGCGCGAGGCAATCGATCCGCTCTGCGCACCGGCCGGTGAGCACGACGACCGCAGCCCCGGTCAGCGCCGCGCCGACGCGCTGGGCGAGGTCTGTCGATTGGCGCTGCGCACCGGTCAGTTGCCCGACAATGGCGGGGACCGGCCGCAGCTCGTGGTGACCGTCTCGCTGGATGACCTGGTCAGCGGCGCACGTGCCGGCACTCTGGAGACCGGAGCGCCCCTCACACCGGGCGCGATCCGCCGTCTCGCCTGCGACGCGGGCGTGCTGCCTGCCGTGCTGGGCGGCAACAGTCAGGTCTTGGACGTCGGGCGCCAGCGCCGGCTCTTCACGGGCCCGCTGCGCCGCGCGCTGGTGCTGCGTGACGGTGGCTGCGCCTTTCCTGGCTGTGATCGGCCGTCCCGGTGGTGCGACGGTCACCACATCCGACACTGGGCCGAGGGTGGAGCGACGGCGCTGGGCAACGCCGTGCTGCTCTGCGGCTACCACCACCGGCTCGTCCACCGCGGTGACTGGACGGTCCGCATCGCTCCGGATGGCCGGCCCGACTTCCTCCCGCCCCGCTGGCTCGATCCGCTGCGCACGGCACAACGCAACCTCTACCACCGGCGCTGCTGA
- a CDS encoding MFS transporter: MSFTTVESRWPDVWLAATARGTTICGDFLAATALALALQGAGAGGLAVSGLLLAATLPLVVLAPLTGRLADRVDSRTLLVTVGLAQALICTLLAVADHPALVVGLVALLACGLAVTQPCLAALLPAMVRPADLPRASAISQNAVSLGALGGPVLAGLLVGQFGTRVPLLLDAATYLALVVAGLLLRTRRGGRQPATVSAGQAGQAGPAGPAGPEGPNSQANPSGTDAGWRLRRDPLMLVMVASTAVVIAAVGGINVIEVFFIRETLHASATTYGLVGAAWMAGMLPGSWLAARLARRLDDDAAFIRGVLATLAVCSLLVMFAAAVPTAALLVPLWLVAGAANGGENVFANLLTARRVPDAMRGRAYASYGAAVQGGSMAGYLMGGALLTAVPPRPLIAGAGAAGLLVVLAFVPVVARVVRRPSSGDADGRQRRAAGPDAGLATPGRPAEPEPEAGDTVGSWLSASHARGSGTSSS, from the coding sequence ATGTCCTTCACAACTGTCGAGTCGCGCTGGCCGGACGTCTGGCTCGCCGCCACTGCGCGTGGCACCACGATCTGCGGCGACTTTCTTGCTGCCACCGCGCTCGCGCTGGCACTGCAGGGTGCCGGTGCCGGAGGGCTCGCCGTCTCGGGGCTGCTGCTCGCGGCCACCCTGCCTCTGGTGGTGCTCGCCCCGCTCACCGGCCGCCTCGCCGACCGGGTGGACAGCCGCACCCTGCTGGTGACCGTCGGGCTGGCGCAGGCGTTGATCTGTACGCTGCTCGCCGTCGCCGACCACCCCGCCCTGGTAGTGGGCCTCGTCGCGCTGCTCGCCTGCGGACTCGCGGTGACCCAGCCCTGTCTGGCGGCGCTGTTGCCGGCGATGGTCCGCCCGGCCGATCTGCCACGGGCCAGTGCGATCAGTCAGAACGCGGTGTCCCTCGGTGCGCTCGGCGGCCCGGTGCTGGCCGGCCTGCTGGTGGGGCAGTTCGGCACCCGCGTACCCCTGCTTCTGGATGCCGCGACCTACCTGGCGCTGGTGGTCGCGGGCCTGCTGCTGCGGACCCGGCGTGGCGGCCGGCAGCCCGCCACCGTCTCGGCAGGACAGGCAGGACAGGCAGGACCGGCGGGACCGGCCGGACCAGAGGGCCCCAACAGCCAGGCCAACCCGAGCGGTACGGACGCCGGCTGGCGGTTGCGCCGTGACCCGCTGATGCTGGTCATGGTGGCGAGCACCGCGGTGGTGATCGCGGCGGTCGGCGGCATCAACGTGATCGAGGTCTTCTTCATCAGGGAGACGCTGCATGCTTCGGCGACCACGTACGGCCTGGTGGGCGCCGCATGGATGGCCGGCATGCTGCCCGGTAGTTGGCTCGCCGCACGGCTTGCCCGCCGGCTCGACGACGACGCGGCGTTCATCCGTGGGGTGCTGGCCACACTGGCTGTGTGCAGCCTGCTGGTGATGTTCGCCGCGGCGGTGCCGACGGCGGCTCTGCTGGTGCCGCTCTGGTTGGTGGCCGGCGCGGCGAACGGCGGCGAGAACGTCTTCGCCAACCTGCTCACTGCTCGCCGGGTGCCGGATGCGATGCGCGGCCGGGCGTACGCCAGCTACGGAGCGGCGGTGCAGGGTGGCTCGATGGCCGGTTATCTGATGGGCGGCGCGCTGCTCACGGCCGTTCCGCCCCGGCCACTGATCGCCGGAGCGGGCGCGGCCGGGCTCCTGGTGGTGCTGGCCTTCGTGCCGGTGGTGGCCCGGGTGGTGAGGCGGCCGTCGTCGGGCGACGCCGACGGACGACAGCGCCGGGCGGCAGGGCCGGATGCGGGGTTGGCCACTCCGGGCCGGCCCGCCGAGCCGGAGCCGGAGGCCGGGGATACGGTCGGGTCATGGCTGAGCGCATCGCACGCCCGCGGGTCGGGCACATCCAGTTCCTGA
- a CDS encoding menaquinone biosynthetic enzyme MqnA/MqnD family protein: MAERIARPRVGHIQFLNCLPIYWGLMRSGALLDVDLHKDSPDQLNAALVAGDLDIGPISLLEYLRHADELLLLPDLAVGSDGPVLSVNMVSTRPLTELDGARVALGSTSRTGVMLAQLLLAERYNVRPDYYRCPPDLTQMLLEADAGVLIGDVALRALHEAPQRGLTVTDLGQAWREWTGLPMVFAVWAVRRDFAAAHPGLVKEVHEAFLRSRDLCLAELDQVAEAAARWETFDAATLATYFRTLDFSLGDRQVAGLREWARRAAAMGEAPELPDGGPEFFAG; the protein is encoded by the coding sequence ATGGCTGAGCGCATCGCACGCCCGCGGGTCGGGCACATCCAGTTCCTGAACTGCCTGCCGATCTACTGGGGTCTGATGCGCTCTGGCGCCCTGCTCGACGTCGACCTGCACAAGGATTCGCCCGACCAACTGAACGCCGCGCTGGTCGCCGGTGACCTGGACATCGGGCCGATCTCGCTGCTGGAGTACCTGCGGCACGCCGACGAGCTGCTGCTCCTGCCGGACCTGGCCGTGGGCAGCGACGGGCCGGTGCTCTCGGTCAACATGGTCTCCACGCGACCGCTCACCGAGCTGGACGGCGCCCGGGTGGCGCTCGGTTCGACCTCGCGGACCGGGGTGATGCTGGCCCAACTGCTGCTCGCCGAGCGTTACAACGTGCGGCCGGACTACTACCGCTGCCCGCCGGACCTGACCCAGATGCTGCTGGAGGCCGACGCCGGGGTGCTGATCGGGGACGTGGCGCTGCGGGCGCTCCACGAGGCGCCGCAGCGGGGCCTCACGGTCACCGACCTCGGGCAGGCGTGGCGGGAGTGGACCGGTCTGCCGATGGTCTTCGCCGTCTGGGCGGTTCGTCGTGACTTCGCCGCCGCCCATCCGGGCCTGGTCAAGGAGGTGCACGAGGCATTCCTGCGCTCTCGGGACCTCTGCCTTGCCGAGCTGGACCAGGTGGCCGAGGCGGCCGCCCGCTGGGAGACGTTCGACGCGGCGACGCTGGCCACGTACTTCCGAACCCTGGACTTCTCCCTGGGGGACCGGCAGGTCGCGGGTCTGCGCGAGTGGGCCCGGCGGGCCGCCGCGATGGGCGAGGCCCCGGAGCTGCCGGACGGCGGCCCGGAGTTCTTCGCCGGCTGA
- the paaD gene encoding 1,2-phenylacetyl-CoA epoxidase subunit PaaD, which yields MTDARTAAASVVDPEIRVITIDELGILRAVEEDSTSGRVTVTITPTYTGCPAMDVIRADIRRALAVAGHPDAEVRTVFSPPWSTDWISAGGRAKLAAAGIAPPAPVPAAGVVSLTLAVRCPQCGSPETEQVSRFGSTACKALWRCRSCSEPFDHLKAL from the coding sequence GTGACTGACGCGAGGACGGCTGCGGCCAGCGTGGTGGACCCGGAGATCCGGGTCATCACCATCGACGAGTTGGGCATCCTGCGGGCGGTCGAGGAAGATTCGACAAGTGGGCGGGTCACCGTCACCATCACCCCGACCTACACCGGCTGCCCGGCGATGGACGTGATCCGGGCCGACATCCGCCGCGCGCTCGCGGTCGCGGGTCACCCCGATGCCGAGGTCCGCACGGTCTTCAGCCCACCGTGGAGCACCGACTGGATCTCCGCGGGTGGGCGGGCCAAGCTTGCCGCCGCCGGGATCGCCCCGCCGGCCCCGGTGCCCGCCGCCGGTGTCGTGTCGTTGACCCTCGCGGTCCGTTGCCCGCAGTGCGGCTCGCCGGAGACCGAGCAGGTCAGCCGGTTCGGCTCCACCGCGTGCAAGGCGTTGTGGCGTTGCCGCTCCTGCTCCGAACCCTTCGACCACCTGAAGGCGCTGTGA
- a CDS encoding YbaB/EbfC family nucleoid-associated protein, with amino-acid sequence MTFPALDRIEALARNLDGWQRQLADRMAELEQTSAEGMSDSGLVRVTAAADGKIVSTELNARAMRLDSYSLAEEFTTAANRAQEAAAALVRELVGEVIGEQGDSPRRPGGHEGHR; translated from the coding sequence ATGACCTTCCCCGCCCTGGACCGAATCGAGGCGCTGGCCCGCAACCTGGACGGGTGGCAGCGGCAGCTCGCCGACCGGATGGCGGAGCTGGAGCAGACCAGCGCCGAGGGGATGAGCGACTCCGGCCTGGTGCGGGTCACCGCCGCCGCAGACGGGAAAATCGTTTCTACGGAGCTGAACGCGCGGGCGATGCGACTGGACTCCTACAGCCTGGCCGAGGAGTTCACCACAGCCGCCAACCGGGCGCAGGAGGCCGCCGCGGCCCTGGTCCGCGAACTGGTCGGTGAGGTCATTGGTGAGCAGGGTGACAGCCCGCGCCGGCCCGGGGGCCACGAGGGGCACCGGTGA
- the paaB gene encoding 1,2-phenylacetyl-CoA epoxidase subunit PaaB produces MSTEHSPLWEVFVRARRGLSHTHVGSLHAPDAELALRNARDLYTRRQEGVSIWVVPAGAITASSPDEKDAFFDPAADKVYRHPTFYEVPDGVAHL; encoded by the coding sequence GTGAGTACCGAACATTCGCCTCTGTGGGAGGTCTTCGTGCGGGCCCGGCGCGGGTTGTCGCACACCCACGTCGGTAGCCTGCACGCCCCCGACGCCGAGCTGGCCCTGCGTAACGCCCGGGACCTCTACACCCGCCGCCAGGAGGGCGTGTCGATCTGGGTGGTGCCGGCCGGCGCGATCACCGCGTCCAGCCCGGACGAGAAGGATGCCTTCTTCGACCCGGCCGCCGACAAGGTCTACCGCCACCCCACCTTCTACGAGGTGCCGGACGGGGTGGCCCACCTGTGA